The genomic stretch AATTATTCTTGACCGGAACTCTGTGGGGGTATACTGTTAAGCCGACTGCTTAGTCAGATAACCGACTATGTGGTCGGATTAACTTATAAGGGGATAAAAATGAAAAAAATAGGGACAGTCCTTCTCATCATAGGGCTCTTTGCATCATCTGTCTTTGCCGCAGGTCAAAACGATGAGGGGACTATAAAAGTCGGTGCCATTCTGGCCGTGACAGGGGGAGCCTCGTTTCTGGGAGCACCCGAAGCCAAAACCATAGAGATGGTGGTGGAAGACATCAATGCAGCCGGCGGTGTTAATGGGAAAATGATTGAACTGATCATTAAGGATTCGGCGGCAAATCCTGAAAAAGCCATCTCTTTTGCCAAGCAGCTGATCGAAGAGGATAATGTCATTGCCATCGTGGGTCCTTCCACCAGCGGCGAGACCATGCAGATCAAAGACCTGTGTCAATCCTACAAAGTTCCTCTTGTCTCCTGTGCCGCGGCAGAGGCTATTGTCGATCCAGTGGCCAGTTATGTCTTTAAAACACCTCAAAAAGATAATTACGTGGCTGAATGGATCTATACAACCATGAATTCCATGGGAATCAAGAAAATCGGCGTCATCGCTGCCAATACGGGATTTGGAAATGCCGGGAAAGGACAGCTTGAGAAATACGCCCCTGACTTTGGAATTGAAATTGTCATTGCCGAAACCTATGACAAGGCCTCCACCGACCTGACGGCCCTTCTGACAAAGGTAAAGGCACAGAATGTTGAAGCCGTTGTGAACTGGTCTATCGTTCCGGCACAGTCAATCGTTCCCAAGAACATGAAGCAGCTGGGAATGGAGGTTCCCCTCTTTCAGAGCCATGGTTTTGGAAATATCAAATATGTAGAAGCCGCCGGAGAAGCCGCAGAGGGCATCATCTTTCCAGCGGGCCGACTCCTCATTGCCGAAAAACTGGCTGATAATGACCCGCAGAAGAAGAATCTGGTGGCTTATAAGTCTGCCTACGAAACTAAGTACAATGAAGCCGTCAGTACATTTGGCGGACATGCCTATGATGCCATCATGCTGGTCATCGAAGCGGCCGGAAATGCAAAGACATTGGACAGAGCTGGCATCCGGGATGCTCTGGAAGCTATTTCCGGTTTCCCCGGAACAGGAGGAATCTTCAATTTCACTCCCAGCGATCATAATGGACTGGGTATGGATTCCCTCGAAATGCTGATCGTCAAAAACGGCCAGTTTGACCGGCTCAAATAATATATTCAAGTCAGAGGGGGGGATACCGGGCTCACCGGTATCCCTTTTATGTAAAAAAGGAAAAGAATGAGCGGCGAGCAGTTTTTACAGTACATCTTTGCGGGGATAACAGTCGGCAGTATTTACGCCTTTGTCGCCATAGGATATAACATCATCTACAACACAACGGGGATCATCAATTTTGCCCAGGGTGAGTTTGTCATGCTCGGTGGTATGATCGCCTATACCTTCTCGGGGTTCATGCCCCTGCTGCCGGCCATCGTGTCGGCCGTTCTGATTACCGCCCTTGTGGGGGGGATCATCGAAAATGTCTTTATCCGCCGGATGCGAAAAACATCTGTCATGGGGATGATCGTGATCACCATCGGCATTTCTATTCTCCTCAGAGAGGCGGCCCTCTATATCTGGGATGAACAGATCCGGGCTCTTTCCTTCTTCACAGGATCTGAAGTCTCTTCGGTCAATATTTTCGGAGCCCGCATCTCTCCCCAGGTCCTCTGGGTACTGGGAGTGACCGTAGTCATTGTGTCAGGTCTTTTCTTCTTTCTTAAATATACATTGACCGGTCAGGCCATGAGGGCCTGTTCTGAAAATCCACGGGCCGCTAAACTCTGCGGCATTCGTACGGATAAGATGGTCAATCTTTCCTTCATGCTCTCCGCCGGTATCGGTGCCCTGGGAGGCTGTGTCGTGTCTCCCTTGACCCAGACTCATTATGCCATGGGCTCTGATCTGGCCATCAAGGGGTTCACCGTGGCCATTCTGGGTGGATTGGGAAATCCCATTGCCGCTGTGGCGGCGGGATTGCTTCTGGGTCTGATCGAGGCTTTCAGCATCAGCATCCTGCCCATGGCATTTAAGGATGTCATCGCCATCGTCATCCTGCTGGTTATCCTGGTGGCAAAACCCAGCGGTCTCTTCGGTTCCTCCCAGGCCTCATCCCTGAAGGACTATTAAATGAAGCGCTACACTTCTGTACTGATCCTCTGTATTTTCATCATTCTGGTTCAAGTCTTCACCCAAGTCCTGGGGCAGGCCTTTCTTCTGACCCAGATGACCATGTCCGCCTACTATGTCCTGGTGGCTATCGGCCTGTGTATGGTCATGGGTTATGCCGGTCAGATATCTCTGGGACAAGCCGGTTTTTTTGCCATTGGAGGCTATACCACTGCCAGCCTGTCCACCATCGATTTCACTCCTTTTGGGGGAACCCTG from Oceanispirochaeta sp. encodes the following:
- a CDS encoding ABC transporter substrate-binding protein encodes the protein MKKIGTVLLIIGLFASSVFAAGQNDEGTIKVGAILAVTGGASFLGAPEAKTIEMVVEDINAAGGVNGKMIELIIKDSAANPEKAISFAKQLIEEDNVIAIVGPSTSGETMQIKDLCQSYKVPLVSCAAAEAIVDPVASYVFKTPQKDNYVAEWIYTTMNSMGIKKIGVIAANTGFGNAGKGQLEKYAPDFGIEIVIAETYDKASTDLTALLTKVKAQNVEAVVNWSIVPAQSIVPKNMKQLGMEVPLFQSHGFGNIKYVEAAGEAAEGIIFPAGRLLIAEKLADNDPQKKNLVAYKSAYETKYNEAVSTFGGHAYDAIMLVIEAAGNAKTLDRAGIRDALEAISGFPGTGGIFNFTPSDHNGLGMDSLEMLIVKNGQFDRLK
- a CDS encoding branched-chain amino acid ABC transporter permease translates to MSGEQFLQYIFAGITVGSIYAFVAIGYNIIYNTTGIINFAQGEFVMLGGMIAYTFSGFMPLLPAIVSAVLITALVGGIIENVFIRRMRKTSVMGMIVITIGISILLREAALYIWDEQIRALSFFTGSEVSSVNIFGARISPQVLWVLGVTVVIVSGLFFFLKYTLTGQAMRACSENPRAAKLCGIRTDKMVNLSFMLSAGIGALGGCVVSPLTQTHYAMGSDLAIKGFTVAILGGLGNPIAAVAAGLLLGLIEAFSISILPMAFKDVIAIVILLVILVAKPSGLFGSSQASSLKDY